A window from Salinigranum halophilum encodes these proteins:
- a CDS encoding energy-coupling factor transporter transmembrane component T family protein, with protein sequence MSLSYVAGDSLAHRLDPRTKLAVQAGFAVAAVAHTTPEGLLALSAVTLLFLRLASTPVVASLRSYRAFLPFLVAAPVVEALTLGAPWVVVDDAVRPALASYRVVLLLLVSTAYIRTTPVRESRAAIQHLLPGRLGVLLGAGVGLVLRYLPLMRHDLRTIRSAMAARLGDQRSLYDRVRLVGVTGLQRVFLRADRLSLALRARCFSWNPTLPPLAFTRRDYPVLVLSLLLASTALL encoded by the coding sequence ATGAGCCTCTCGTACGTCGCGGGCGACTCGCTCGCCCACAGACTCGACCCCCGGACGAAGCTCGCGGTCCAGGCGGGCTTCGCCGTCGCCGCCGTCGCCCACACGACACCGGAGGGACTGCTGGCCCTCTCGGCCGTCACCCTGCTGTTCCTCCGCCTCGCGTCGACGCCCGTCGTAGCGAGCCTCCGGTCGTACCGCGCTTTCCTCCCCTTCCTGGTCGCCGCGCCCGTCGTGGAGGCGCTGACGCTCGGCGCGCCGTGGGTCGTGGTCGACGACGCGGTCAGACCCGCGCTGGCCTCCTACCGCGTCGTCTTGCTCCTCTTGGTGTCGACAGCGTACATCCGCACCACACCCGTCCGCGAGTCCCGCGCGGCCATCCAGCACCTCCTGCCGGGCCGCCTCGGCGTGCTGCTGGGCGCGGGCGTCGGCCTCGTCCTCCGATACCTCCCGCTGATGCGTCACGACCTGCGGACGATTCGGAGCGCGATGGCCGCCCGCCTCGGCGACCAGCGCTCGCTGTACGACCGGGTCCGCCTCGTGGGCGTGACGGGGCTCCAGCGGGTGTTCCTGCGCGCGGACCGCCTCTCGTTGGCGCTGCGCGCCCGCTGTTTCTCGTGGAACCCGACGCTGCCACCGCTCGCGTTCACCCGACGTGACTACCCCGTGTTGGTCCTCTCGCTCCTGTTGGCGTCGACGGCGCTGCTGTGA
- a CDS encoding energy-coupling factor ABC transporter ATP-binding protein: protein MIQVRSLTHRYGDGSVTAVDDVSLTVDDGEFLVLAGPNGSGKTTLVRHFNGLLDPDSGSVAVNGRPVTDDVVAARTAVGMVFQDPRDGFVAATVGADVAFGPENLGLDRAAVERRVDDALAAVRLDGKHDARIETLSGGERERVAIAGALAMDPDHLVLDEPFTGLDWPARQAVLERLEALHESGRSVVVVTHDLRDVAALADRVVVLSGGRVALDSPTPDPERLTELGVRPP from the coding sequence GTGATTCAGGTCCGAAGCCTCACCCACCGCTACGGCGACGGGTCGGTGACGGCGGTCGACGACGTCTCGCTCACCGTCGACGACGGGGAGTTCCTCGTCCTCGCGGGGCCGAACGGCTCGGGGAAGACGACACTAGTTCGACACTTCAACGGCCTTCTCGACCCCGACTCGGGGAGCGTCGCGGTGAACGGTCGCCCCGTGACGGACGACGTCGTCGCCGCGCGAACGGCGGTGGGGATGGTGTTCCAGGACCCGCGGGACGGCTTCGTCGCCGCCACCGTCGGTGCCGACGTGGCGTTCGGTCCCGAGAACCTCGGCCTCGACCGCGCGGCGGTCGAGCGCCGAGTGGACGACGCGCTGGCCGCCGTCCGGTTAGACGGGAAACACGACGCCCGCATCGAGACGCTCTCGGGCGGTGAGCGCGAACGGGTCGCCATCGCGGGCGCGCTCGCGATGGACCCCGACCACCTCGTCCTCGACGAGCCGTTCACGGGACTGGACTGGCCGGCCCGACAGGCGGTGCTGGAGCGCCTCGAGGCCCTCCACGAGTCGGGACGGAGCGTCGTCGTCGTCACGCACGACCTCCGCGACGTCGCGGCGTTGGCCGACAGAGTCGTCGTCCTCTCCGGGGGACGGGTCGCCCTCGATTCGCCGACCCCCGACCCGGAGCGCCTGACCGAACTGGGCGTCCGCCCGCCCTGA
- a CDS encoding biotin transporter BioY, producing the protein MSANTESVELVGDEVVGNVARAVLFAAATAATAPVDLVHPLAPNVPITLQTLWVYLSGIVLGPIWAGFAFVLYILAGLIGLPVFAGANAGLGVLLGPTGGFLVGFPLAAVTIGVVIHGFDGIDPLSQVPISRMVAGLVVGSAVVYAAGAVGFSLVQSVGLLASVSAVVVPFLPVAALKMAATVAIVRSDAIIAR; encoded by the coding sequence ATGTCGGCGAACACAGAGTCTGTCGAACTGGTCGGCGACGAGGTCGTCGGGAACGTCGCGCGGGCGGTCCTCTTCGCCGCCGCCACCGCGGCGACGGCGCCCGTCGACCTCGTCCACCCGCTCGCACCGAACGTGCCGATCACCCTCCAGACGCTCTGGGTCTACCTCTCGGGCATCGTGCTGGGGCCGATCTGGGCCGGGTTCGCCTTCGTGCTCTACATCCTCGCGGGGCTCATCGGCCTGCCCGTCTTCGCCGGCGCGAACGCCGGCCTCGGTGTTCTCCTCGGCCCCACCGGTGGCTTCCTCGTCGGCTTCCCGCTCGCCGCCGTGACTATCGGCGTCGTCATCCACGGGTTCGACGGTATCGACCCGCTCTCGCAGGTCCCCATCAGCCGGATGGTCGCTGGCCTCGTCGTCGGGAGCGCCGTCGTCTACGCCGCCGGTGCCGTCGGCTTCTCGCTCGTCCAGAGCGTCGGCCTCCTCGCGAGCGTCTCGGCCGTCGTCGTCCCCTTCCTACCCGTCGCGGCGCTGAAGATGGCCGCCACGGTCGCCATCGTCCGCAGCGACGCCATCATCGCACGGTGA
- a CDS encoding conditioned medium-induced protein 4 has translation MDEKTEELRDLFVEATGADTVTERQEAGRGSITGAERDASDERLASLVETMRERFSFRSSLGTSALVTVLRGFFADATDADLASDLDVTEDEVFTARMDLHLVTDADRTPVDNRVHRLVVADASLDECLTAVDADPTVVRQSYLAQTSRVAATRASHRFRDEFAELLTDEDLSTRLASDARRDGLKDATEDLETDVSF, from the coding sequence ATGGACGAGAAGACCGAGGAACTCCGCGACCTCTTCGTCGAGGCGACGGGTGCCGACACTGTCACCGAGCGCCAGGAGGCGGGACGCGGGTCGATTACGGGTGCGGAGCGCGACGCCTCCGACGAGCGACTCGCGTCCCTCGTCGAGACGATGCGCGAGCGGTTCTCGTTCCGGTCGTCGCTCGGAACCAGCGCGCTGGTGACGGTCCTCAGGGGCTTTTTCGCCGACGCTACGGACGCCGACCTGGCGAGCGACCTCGACGTCACCGAGGACGAGGTGTTCACGGCGCGCATGGACCTCCACCTCGTCACCGACGCCGACCGGACGCCGGTCGACAACCGGGTTCACCGGCTCGTCGTCGCGGACGCCTCGCTCGACGAGTGCCTCACGGCCGTCGACGCCGACCCGACGGTCGTCCGACAGTCGTATCTCGCCCAGACGAGTCGGGTCGCCGCGACACGCGCGAGTCACCGGTTCCGCGACGAGTTCGCCGAACTCCTGACCGACGAGGACCTCTCGACCCGTCTCGCCTCCGACGCGCGGCGTGACGGGCTGAAAGACGCGACGGAGGACCTCGAGACGGACGTCTCCTTCTAG
- a CDS encoding cbb3-type cytochrome c oxidase subunit I, producing MGALLVGVAAWVSRLENWRSASSSGAAGSGRVSETYSSEKPSGLLRWLTTVDHKDIGILYGVYSVAIFGWAGGAAMVMRVELLDGQMTLLSNTFYNSLLTSHGIAMLILFGTPILAAFANYLIPLIIGADDMAFPRINAIAFWLLPPSAVLVFAGFLPIPDLIPAQTAWTMYTPLSSGVGSGNQANAGVDLMLLGLHLSGVSVTMGAINFIATIFTERAEEVSWANLDIFSWTVLTQSGLVLFAFPLLGSAILMLLMDRNFGTTFFSVEGGYILWQHLFWFWGHPEVYILILPAMGLVSLIMPRFAGRRLFGFKFVVYSTLAIGVLSFGVWAHHMFATGIDPRLRASFMTVSLAIAIPTAVKTFNWITTLWNGKIRLTTPMLFCIGFVSNVIIGGVTGVFLASIPVDILLHDTYYVVGHFHYFLMGGTVFAVFAGIYYWFPLATGRMYQKTLGKAHFWLSMVGTNVTFFAMILLGYGGMPRRYATYLPEFATLHQAATLGAVFITVAQLVWLFNMVQSYTEGRRIEDGDPWNLADYGLKTAEWEWLERRRATALADGGEDRDDAA from the coding sequence ATGGGAGCGCTCCTCGTCGGCGTCGCGGCGTGGGTCTCCCGCCTCGAGAACTGGCGCTCGGCGTCGTCGAGCGGAGCGGCCGGGAGCGGCCGCGTCTCGGAGACGTACTCGTCAGAGAAACCGTCCGGACTCCTGCGGTGGCTCACGACGGTCGACCACAAGGACATCGGCATCCTCTACGGCGTCTATTCCGTGGCCATCTTCGGGTGGGCCGGCGGCGCGGCGATGGTCATGCGCGTCGAACTCCTCGACGGGCAGATGACGTTGCTGTCGAACACGTTCTACAACTCGTTGCTCACGAGCCACGGCATCGCGATGCTCATCCTGTTCGGGACGCCCATCCTCGCGGCCTTTGCGAACTATCTCATCCCGCTCATCATCGGCGCGGACGACATGGCGTTCCCGCGCATCAACGCCATCGCCTTCTGGCTCCTCCCGCCCTCTGCGGTTCTCGTCTTCGCCGGCTTCCTTCCCATCCCGGACCTCATTCCGGCACAGACCGCGTGGACGATGTACACGCCGCTGTCGTCGGGCGTCGGGTCGGGTAACCAGGCCAACGCCGGCGTCGACCTGATGCTGCTCGGCTTACACCTCTCGGGCGTCTCGGTCACGATGGGTGCGATCAACTTCATCGCGACCATCTTCACCGAGCGCGCCGAGGAGGTCTCCTGGGCGAACCTCGACATCTTCTCGTGGACGGTCCTCACGCAGTCCGGTCTCGTCCTCTTCGCGTTCCCGCTGCTCGGCAGCGCCATCCTCATGCTACTCATGGACCGCAACTTCGGCACGACGTTCTTCTCCGTCGAGGGTGGGTACATCCTCTGGCAGCACCTCTTCTGGTTCTGGGGCCACCCCGAGGTGTACATCCTCATCCTGCCCGCGATGGGGCTCGTGAGCCTCATCATGCCACGCTTTGCGGGCCGGCGGCTGTTCGGGTTCAAGTTCGTCGTCTACTCGACGCTCGCCATCGGCGTGCTCTCGTTCGGCGTCTGGGCGCACCACATGTTCGCGACGGGTATCGACCCGCGCCTCCGCGCCTCGTTCATGACCGTCTCACTGGCGATTGCGATACCCACCGCGGTGAAGACGTTCAACTGGATCACGACGCTGTGGAACGGGAAGATCAGACTGACGACGCCGATGCTGTTCTGTATCGGCTTCGTCTCGAACGTCATCATCGGGGGCGTGACGGGCGTCTTCCTCGCCTCCATCCCGGTGGACATCCTCCTCCACGACACCTACTACGTGGTCGGTCACTTCCACTACTTCCTCATGGGCGGGACGGTGTTCGCCGTCTTCGCCGGCATCTACTACTGGTTCCCGCTGGCGACGGGGCGGATGTACCAGAAGACGCTCGGGAAGGCGCACTTCTGGCTCTCGATGGTCGGGACGAACGTGACGTTCTTCGCGATGATCCTGCTCGGCTACGGCGGCATGCCGCGGCGCTATGCGACCTACCTCCCCGAGTTCGCCACGCTCCACCAGGCCGCCACGCTGGGTGCGGTCTTCATCACCGTCGCCCAACTCGTCTGGCTGTTCAACATGGTCCAGTCGTACACCGAGGGGCGGCGCATCGAGGACGGCGACCCGTGGAACCTCGCTGACTACGGCCTCAAGACGGCCGAGTGGGAGTGGCTCGAACGCCGGCGCGCGACGGCCCTCGCCGACGGCGGCGAGGACAGAGACGACGCGGCCTGA
- a CDS encoding sulfurtransferase — translation MNAHEPSHPADVLVSPEWVADRLDEFERDTPDYRLVEVDVNPSFYAERHAPGAVGLDWQTDLQSGRWRDIPTPEEFARVMGDHGIANDTTVVVYGDNANWFATHLYWQFSIYGHDDVRVMDGGREYWLEHDFPTTDEVPSFSSVEYTVAEPDESVRAFRHDVYEVLDDADDSDSEDTTLIDVRMPEEYRGELIAPPGMDETARRGGHIPGALNVLWADNVGPDRRFKSPAALAELYEGHGLAPDDPVITYCRIGERSSITWFVLHELLGYERVQNYDGSWTEWGNMIRAPIETGE, via the coding sequence ATGAACGCACACGAACCCTCCCACCCAGCGGACGTCCTCGTCTCGCCCGAGTGGGTCGCCGACCGACTCGACGAGTTCGAGCGCGACACACCCGACTACCGCCTCGTCGAAGTCGACGTCAACCCCTCCTTCTACGCCGAACGACACGCCCCCGGGGCCGTCGGCCTCGACTGGCAGACTGACCTCCAGAGCGGGCGCTGGCGCGACATCCCGACGCCGGAGGAGTTCGCCCGGGTCATGGGCGACCACGGCATCGCGAACGACACCACCGTCGTCGTCTACGGCGACAACGCCAACTGGTTCGCCACCCACCTGTACTGGCAGTTCAGCATCTACGGACACGACGACGTCCGGGTGATGGACGGCGGCCGCGAGTACTGGCTGGAGCACGACTTCCCGACGACCGACGAGGTTCCCTCGTTCTCGTCTGTCGAGTACACCGTCGCCGAGCCGGACGAGTCGGTCCGGGCGTTCCGCCACGACGTGTACGAGGTGCTCGACGACGCCGACGACAGCGACTCCGAGGACACGACACTCATCGACGTGCGGATGCCCGAGGAGTACCGCGGCGAACTCATCGCACCCCCGGGGATGGACGAGACGGCCCGACGCGGCGGTCACATCCCGGGCGCGCTCAACGTCCTGTGGGCCGACAACGTCGGCCCCGACCGACGGTTCAAATCACCCGCCGCGCTCGCGGAGCTGTACGAAGGACACGGACTCGCGCCGGACGACCCGGTCATCACCTACTGTCGCATCGGCGAGCGCTCCTCGATTACGTGGTTCGTCCTCCACGAACTGCTCGGGTACGAACGAGTGCAGAACTACGACGGGTCGTGGACCGAATGGGGGAACATGATCCGCGCGCCCATCGAGACCGGCGAGTAA
- a CDS encoding helix-turn-helix domain-containing protein produces the protein MREFCFSLRYSPGVDRYMDAFIEHGSLRSEATVSALGPSELWRLELVTGEPEALERVEPLLVDESLDRESISARECQGERTHSLLEEGRRHRIVYTHLAEVAHCDAVPFIAAQYLDGGVVYQVVREDDTARWRIMMQHDEKVGMLYDTLGAQLADGLRFEFGHLEEVTGWHGSLLSSQSLRSEQREVLELAVDRGYFETPREVTLDDLADQLGVPRSTVSYRLRRATAELAKDFVEEPYRG, from the coding sequence ATGCGCGAGTTCTGCTTTTCTCTCAGATACTCCCCGGGCGTCGACCGGTACATGGACGCCTTCATCGAACACGGCTCGCTCCGGTCGGAGGCGACCGTCTCGGCACTCGGACCGAGCGAACTGTGGCGGCTGGAGTTGGTCACCGGCGAGCCCGAGGCACTCGAACGGGTCGAGCCGCTGTTGGTCGACGAGTCGCTCGACCGAGAGTCGATCAGCGCGCGGGAGTGTCAGGGCGAGCGGACGCATAGTCTCCTCGAAGAGGGACGACGCCACCGCATCGTCTACACGCATCTCGCGGAGGTCGCCCACTGCGACGCGGTTCCGTTCATCGCCGCGCAGTATCTCGACGGGGGCGTCGTCTACCAGGTCGTTCGCGAGGACGACACCGCCCGCTGGCGGATCATGATGCAGCACGACGAGAAGGTCGGCATGCTGTACGACACGCTCGGCGCGCAACTCGCCGACGGGCTCCGGTTCGAGTTCGGCCACCTAGAGGAGGTGACGGGCTGGCACGGGAGCCTCCTCTCGTCGCAGTCGCTCCGGAGCGAACAGCGCGAGGTGCTCGAACTCGCCGTCGACCGCGGCTACTTCGAGACGCCTCGCGAGGTGACGCTCGACGATCTCGCCGACCAGCTCGGCGTCCCGCGGTCGACGGTCTCGTATCGGCTGCGTCGGGCGACAGCAGAGCTCGCGAAAGACTTCGTCGAAGAGCCCTACCGAGGATGA
- a CDS encoding MBL fold metallo-hydrolase yields MDADDFPTPDVTVDSIAPAELKQQVDAGEDVTILDARMQSDFEEWRIDGDAVEIVNIPYYEFLDEVDDDLLARVPEGEPLVVLCAKGGASEYVAGVLKEAGRDVVHLDEGMNGWARLYDLVEVEGYDGPGAVYQYQRPSSGCLAYLVVDGDEAAVIDPLRAFTDRYLADAEEMGVTLKYAIDTHIHADHISGVRELDDEGVRGVIPAAAVDRGVTYADVLETVDDGDVLSVGDVDIEVVATPGHTTGMTSYLVGDSLLATGDGLFIESVARPDLEEGDEGAPDAARMLYESLQERVLTLPDETLVAGAHFSDAATPAEDGTYTAPLGDLVAKMDALTMDEDEFVELVLSDMPPRPGNYEDIIATNLGQQSADDDEAFELELGPNNCAASQESLAGD; encoded by the coding sequence ATGGACGCAGACGACTTCCCGACGCCGGACGTCACCGTTGACAGCATCGCCCCCGCCGAACTCAAGCAGCAGGTCGACGCGGGCGAGGACGTGACGATCCTCGACGCACGGATGCAGAGCGATTTCGAGGAGTGGCGCATCGACGGCGACGCGGTCGAGATCGTGAACATCCCGTACTACGAGTTCCTCGACGAGGTCGACGACGACCTCCTGGCGCGCGTGCCCGAGGGCGAGCCTCTGGTCGTCCTGTGTGCGAAGGGCGGTGCCAGTGAGTACGTCGCGGGCGTGCTGAAGGAGGCGGGCCGTGACGTGGTCCACCTCGACGAGGGGATGAACGGCTGGGCTCGCCTGTACGACCTGGTCGAGGTCGAAGGCTACGACGGCCCCGGTGCCGTCTACCAGTACCAGCGCCCCTCGTCCGGCTGCCTGGCCTACCTGGTCGTCGACGGCGACGAGGCGGCGGTCATCGACCCGCTTCGCGCCTTCACCGACCGCTACCTCGCCGACGCCGAGGAGATGGGCGTGACGCTGAAGTACGCCATCGACACGCACATCCACGCCGACCACATCAGCGGCGTCCGCGAACTCGACGACGAGGGCGTCAGGGGCGTCATCCCCGCCGCCGCCGTCGACCGGGGTGTGACCTACGCCGACGTCCTCGAGACCGTCGACGACGGCGACGTGCTCTCGGTGGGCGACGTCGACATCGAGGTCGTCGCCACGCCCGGCCACACGACCGGGATGACTTCCTATCTCGTCGGCGACAGCCTGCTGGCGACGGGTGACGGCCTCTTCATCGAGAGCGTCGCCCGCCCCGACCTCGAAGAGGGTGACGAGGGTGCGCCCGACGCCGCCCGGATGCTGTACGAGTCCCTCCAAGAGCGCGTGCTCACGCTCCCCGACGAGACGCTCGTCGCCGGCGCACACTTCAGCGACGCCGCGACGCCCGCCGAAGACGGCACCTACACCGCGCCGCTCGGCGACCTGGTGGCGAAGATGGACGCGCTGACGATGGACGAAGACGAGTTCGTCGAACTCGTCCTGTCGGACATGCCGCCCCGTCCCGGCAACTACGAGGACATCATCGCGACCAACCTCGGCCAGCAGTCGGCGGACGACGACGAGGCGTTCGAACTCGAACTCGGCCCGAACAACTGCGCCGCCAGCCAGGAGTCGCTGGCCGGCGACTGA
- a CDS encoding YqcI/YcgG family protein, producing the protein MNEAELQALLDQETLVDRIDRGAMPDWVESHWRTFREGLTGTRNGTPFPCFFGAESVRGGDPLYTVVPSTTDKDALLGLRDALVEYLDVWTDHSDRASLVVFFRPPDEPLSEAAYHETLWHVLQFLHVHDPEPWPEDIPTDPDDPYWEFSFGGEPMFPTCRAPFYDERKSRYCPIGLEVTFQPRQLFESLDVTADTEAGQHAREVIQDRLTEYDGVCPHADLGDYGVETDREWTQYLFESDPTQSPDVCPLRVTREHPKVDPAVDPGIAVDGS; encoded by the coding sequence ATGAACGAAGCCGAACTTCAGGCGCTTCTCGACCAGGAGACGCTCGTCGACCGAATCGACCGCGGTGCGATGCCCGACTGGGTCGAATCGCACTGGCGAACCTTCCGCGAGGGTCTCACGGGCACGCGGAACGGCACGCCGTTCCCGTGTTTCTTCGGGGCCGAGTCGGTCAGAGGGGGTGACCCGCTCTACACGGTGGTCCCGTCGACGACCGACAAGGACGCGCTGCTCGGCCTCCGCGACGCCCTTGTCGAGTATCTCGACGTCTGGACCGACCACAGCGACCGTGCGTCGCTGGTCGTCTTCTTCAGGCCGCCGGACGAACCGCTGTCGGAGGCCGCGTACCACGAGACGCTGTGGCACGTCCTGCAGTTCCTCCACGTCCACGACCCCGAGCCGTGGCCCGAGGACATCCCGACCGACCCCGACGACCCGTACTGGGAGTTCTCCTTCGGCGGCGAGCCGATGTTCCCGACCTGTCGCGCGCCCTTCTACGACGAGCGCAAGAGCCGGTACTGCCCCATCGGGTTGGAGGTCACGTTCCAGCCCCGGCAGCTGTTTGAGTCGCTCGACGTCACCGCCGACACCGAGGCCGGACAGCACGCTCGTGAGGTCATCCAGGACCGACTCACCGAGTACGACGGGGTCTGTCCGCACGCCGACCTCGGCGACTACGGCGTCGAGACCGACCGCGAGTGGACGCAGTACCTGTTCGAGTCCGACCCCACACAGTCGCCCGACGTGTGTCCGCTCCGGGTGACGCGCGAGCACCCCAAGGTCGACCCGGCGGTCGACCCCGGCATCGCCGTCGACGGTTCGTGA
- a CDS encoding DUF1641 domain-containing protein — protein MNEHTSSMSNGHTSEEADLERLRSRVAANADDLLALLDLLVAVRGLSADLVPEARTAVAENREPLSDLRTSLEREETLVLLRRVGDNAEALSDLLDLLDVTRDLAAELGPELKTVAVENRSELEALRLAFEREETLTLLRRLGHNTDTFCDLLTLLEMTGDVVGDVTPTNDAELAALRADIERLEAAFEREPTVRAVESLGENMETLVGLGHLLEGFGDAADRTPQEYYELGERLGYALDVAEQASDPAVLDVVSAGADGLAADTDREVGLFGLVSALRDDDVRRSLGTALTVAERVGQTRSKTTEQ, from the coding sequence ATGAACGAACACACCTCGTCGATGTCGAACGGACACACCAGCGAGGAGGCGGACCTCGAACGCCTCCGCTCGCGGGTCGCGGCGAACGCCGACGACCTGCTCGCGCTGCTGGACCTACTCGTCGCGGTTCGGGGGCTGAGCGCCGACCTGGTCCCGGAAGCCCGGACGGCCGTCGCGGAGAACCGCGAGCCGCTTTCGGACCTCCGGACGTCGCTCGAACGGGAGGAGACGCTCGTGTTGCTCCGGCGGGTCGGCGACAACGCGGAGGCGCTTTCGGACCTGCTGGACCTGCTCGACGTGACGCGCGACCTCGCGGCGGAACTCGGCCCCGAGTTGAAGACGGTGGCCGTCGAGAACCGGAGCGAACTCGAGGCGCTCCGACTCGCCTTCGAGCGCGAGGAGACGCTGACGCTGCTCCGGCGACTCGGCCACAACACCGACACGTTCTGCGACCTGCTCACGCTCTTGGAGATGACCGGCGACGTCGTCGGCGACGTGACACCGACCAACGACGCTGAACTCGCTGCCCTCCGTGCCGATATCGAGCGGCTCGAAGCGGCGTTCGAGCGCGAGCCCACGGTGCGGGCGGTCGAATCGCTCGGGGAGAACATGGAGACACTCGTCGGCCTCGGCCACCTCCTCGAAGGGTTCGGTGACGCGGCCGACCGGACGCCACAGGAGTACTACGAACTGGGCGAGCGGCTCGGCTACGCGCTCGACGTGGCCGAACAGGCGAGCGATCCCGCCGTCCTCGACGTGGTGAGCGCGGGCGCGGACGGCCTCGCCGCGGACACCGACAGGGAGGTCGGCCTGTTCGGTCTCGTCTCGGCGCTCCGAGACGACGACGTGCGCCGCTCGCTCGGCACCGCCCTCACCGTGGCGGAGCGGGTCGGACAGACGCGGTCGAAGACGACAGAACAGTAA
- a CDS encoding NAD(P)/FAD-dependent oxidoreductase, with translation MTRPHVLVLGAGAGGTMTANVLRRTLDVDVTVVDRSHTHHYQPSYYLVPFDYMDLEDQTRDVRTLLHDEVRFVEDTVTGIDPDERTVRGEAGSYDYDSLVVAVGNSLRPDRIDGMVEGWERTDSVFPFYDAAAADALGTAVDDFDGGTFLVTVPDTPIKCGGAPLKLTMLMEEYLRKRGVREETEVVMTKPGPDVFGTGPKAPYQERIEEIWAERDITFVPNFTVDTVDYEAGVVHSAEGDEVAYDLYAPVPPQHGHDFLVEHSPLTNGGEYVAVDDHTLQHEEYDDVFAVGDCADVPTSRTASAARKQTHVVADNLERMLAGRDLDPGYDGYTACPILVEKGKAMIAEFDYESSISAPVVSRLNWILDVNVIPSLYWNVWMRGYDPVP, from the coding sequence ATGACGCGACCGCACGTGCTCGTCCTGGGTGCCGGGGCCGGCGGGACGATGACCGCGAACGTCCTCAGGCGCACGCTCGACGTCGACGTGACCGTCGTCGACCGGAGTCACACCCACCACTACCAGCCGTCGTACTACCTCGTCCCGTTCGACTACATGGACCTCGAGGACCAGACACGGGACGTCCGGACGCTCCTCCACGACGAGGTTCGGTTCGTCGAGGACACCGTGACCGGCATCGACCCCGACGAGCGGACCGTCCGCGGCGAGGCCGGCAGCTACGACTACGACTCCCTCGTCGTCGCCGTCGGGAACAGCCTCCGCCCGGACCGCATCGACGGGATGGTCGAGGGGTGGGAACGGACCGACTCGGTGTTCCCCTTCTACGACGCCGCGGCGGCCGACGCGCTCGGCACGGCCGTCGACGACTTCGACGGCGGGACGTTCCTCGTGACGGTCCCGGACACGCCCATCAAGTGTGGGGGTGCGCCGCTGAAGCTCACCATGCTGATGGAGGAGTACCTCCGGAAGCGCGGCGTCCGCGAGGAGACGGAGGTGGTGATGACCAAACCCGGCCCGGACGTGTTCGGGACCGGTCCGAAAGCGCCCTATCAGGAACGCATCGAGGAGATCTGGGCCGAGCGCGACATCACGTTCGTCCCGAACTTCACGGTCGACACCGTCGACTACGAGGCCGGCGTCGTCCACTCTGCGGAGGGCGACGAGGTCGCGTACGACCTCTACGCGCCCGTGCCGCCACAGCACGGCCACGACTTCCTCGTCGAACACTCCCCGCTCACGAACGGCGGGGAGTACGTCGCCGTCGACGACCACACCCTCCAGCACGAGGAGTACGACGACGTGTTCGCGGTCGGTGACTGCGCCGACGTGCCGACCTCTCGGACGGCCTCTGCAGCGAGAAAGCAGACGCACGTCGTCGCCGACAACCTCGAGCGGATGCTCGCGGGCCGCGACCTCGACCCGGGGTACGACGGCTACACCGCCTGTCCCATCCTCGTCGAGAAGGGGAAGGCGATGATCGCCGAGTTCGACTACGAGTCGTCCATCTCCGCGCCGGTCGTCAGCCGGCTCAACTGGATCCTCGACGTCAACGTCATCCCCTCGCTGTACTGGAACGTCTGGATGCGCGGCTACGACCCGGTCCCGTGA